The following coding sequences are from one Mytilus trossulus isolate FHL-02 chromosome 8, PNRI_Mtr1.1.1.hap1, whole genome shotgun sequence window:
- the LOC134681757 gene encoding uncharacterized protein LOC134681757 has translation MTKRKMADRKVLQLLYLLYDVCKDCLEEFFKYKCLHDDPTDDKLTKYVMEHKIQLFDHLKNSCCHGCTNNKKSCAKGSKKLFRNLFTFPGDFSVADANSAIFKNIKLNDLDIWTVQYLLLADNLEPEQHKWIRTLYEKRHAVSLHFDTISDDNFNSIWSESRAIILNILRSLNNRQYEKAVVKQLSLLRMTGPELCGNEEYWSMMQQEFNVEPRPHFDTAGCKNDTEMDENTNNNVEKSTVINIQADNLVVGHHNVINTVLDPAVKREIEAMFESHERVMLEKIGQMYVVANVKHATKTYDETIKKDIQHDGIETEICQGATSSSCTTKERKDYRAVWKIKTKDNTDKEKLEEIAKCIEQTKVIDENITIEYVQIGSIIIGTLISASAVEHSDLFDLTIRRFIRMIIKKCNFNTKFEHVLKVDVTLTPSSEYQGIEDTEISVDEERRSVTTSSLKVRKSHEKCTQTNDSEIRLEKTESDYVKMYAGLSTVNLTESMMSKRVDTIGNRTFYEKVDEKEILYAEFPLVKIKALANYTHTVDKQQVAMMKRDLIYSLIKQVGDWWEITDNPGPSFFVKSEYAMIITPGHVLSPVRKQSIRHDVSSTAAHKHHAGPFGAADSKVPESDYDTIPGDTMDVKARLRKTISGEPIRHHDHAPLRKAQSEALLQHSKILKRQTAVYYADHQDSSGIALTPLQKTKAFRKKRAMSVPSQDMHSDPFSEDEAETEVLKSS, from the exons gAAAATGGCAGATAGAAAAGTATTACAGCTTCTGTACCTTTTATATGATGTGTGTAAAGACTGTTTGGAAGAATTCTTCAAATACAAATGTTTACATGACGACCCAACAGATGACAAACTCACGAAATATGTGATGGAGCACAAAATTCAACTTTTTGATCATCTGAAGAATTCTTGCTGTCACGGCTgtactaataataaaaaaagctGCGCAAAAGGTAGTAAAAAATTATTTCGAAACTTGTTTACATTTCCGGGAGATTTTTCAGTGGCCGACGCCAACAGTGCTATTTTCAAGAATATTAAGttaaatgatctagatatatggACAGTGCAGTATTTGTTACTAGCAGACAATTTAGAACCTGAACAACATAAGTGGATTAGAACATTATACGAAAAAAGACATGCTGTTTCACTGCATTTTGACACTATAAGTGATGACAATTTTAATAGTATATGGAGTGAATCAAGAgccataattttgaatattctaCGATCGTTGAATAACCGACAGTATGAAAAAGCTGTCGTCAAGCAGTTGTCACTTTTAAGAATGACTGGTCCAGAATTGTGTGGAAATGAAGAATATTGGAGTATGATGCAGCAGGAGTTCAATGTGGAA ccAAGACCCCATTTTGATACGGCAGGTTGTAAAAATGATACTGAAATGGACGAGAATACAAATAACAACGTCGAGAAATCAACAGTAATTAACATACAAGCTGATAATCTAGTTGTCGGACATCATAACGTTATAAACACTGTTTTGGATCCAGCTGTCAAACGTGAAATTGAAGCAATGTTTGAAAGTCATGAGC gaGTTATGTTAGAGAAAATTGGACAGATGTACGTGGTTGCAAATGTTAAACATGCGACAAAGACATATG atgaaacaATCAAAAAAGATATACAGCATGATGGTATAGAAACAGAAATATGCCAAGGGGCAACATCAAGTTCGTGCACAACAAAAG agcGAAAAGATTACCGCGCTGTATGGAAAATAAAGACTAAAGACAATACAGACAAAGAGAAATTAGAAGAAATAGCCAAATGTATAGAGCAAACAAAAGTGATAGATGAAAACATAACTATAGAATATGTTCAAATTGGTTCAATCATTATTGGAACACTAATTTCCGCCAGTGCTGTAGAACATTCAGATCTCTTTGATCTAACAATTCGACGATTTATACGGATGATAATCAAAAAGTGTAATTTTAACACGAAATTTGAACATGTTCTTAAAGTTGATGTTACTTTGACGCCATCATCAGAAT ATCAAGGTATTGAAGATACTGAAATATCGGTCGATGAAGAACGACGTTCAGTAACGACTTCATCTTTAAAAGTGAGGAAAAGCCATGAGAAATGCACACAGACGAACGATTCAGAAATTAGATTAGAGAAAACGGAGAGTG attATGTGAAGATGTATGCAGGTCTATCGACTGTAAATTTAACGGAATCAATGATGTCTAAAAGAGTTGATACAATTGGAAAC CGAACTTTCTATGAAAAAGTAGACGAAAAGGAAATTTTATATGCGGAATTTCCACTAGTCAAAATAAAAGCTCTCGCCAATTATACTCATACTGTTGATAAACAACAAGTTGCCATGATGAAGAGAGATCTGATTTACTCCTTGATCAAACAAGTGGGGGATTGGTGGGAGATTACTGATAATCCAGGACCATCGTTCTTTGTGAAGTCAGAATATGCTATGATTATTACTCCAGGACATGTTTTGTCACCTGTTCGAAAACAAAGTATTAGGCATGACGTGTCTTCTACAGCAGCGCATAAGCACCATGCAGGACCATTCGGTGCAGCTGATTCCAAAGTTCCAGAGTCC GATTACGATACAATTCCTGGCGACACAATGGATGTAAAAGCAAGACTTCGTAAAACGATT AGTGGAGAACCAATACGGCATCATGACCATGCACCACTCAGGAAAGCACAGTCTGAAGCTTTACTTCAACACTCTAAAATATTAAAGCGACAAACAGCAGTCTACTATGCAGATCATCAAGACAGTTCTGGTATCGCATTAACGCCGTTGCAGAAgacaaaagcatttagaaaaaagaGGGCTATGTCTGTTCCAAGCCAAGACATGCATTCTGAT CCTTTTTCAGAAGATGAGGCCGAAACGGAAGTTTTAAAGTCTTCATAA